A single window of Plasmodium relictum strain SGS1 genome assembly, contig: PRELSG_00_v1_95, whole genome shotgun sequence DNA harbors:
- the RPN11 gene encoding 26S proteasome regulatory subunit RPN11, putative yields the protein MAGIPPSLRELFYSFSDGNGMNNETLADTSEQVYISPLALLKILKHGRAGVPMEVMGLMLGEIVDEYTIRIVDVFAMPQSGNSVSVEAVDPVYQTNMLEELKKTGRHEMVVGWYHSHPGFGCWLSGTDVNTQKSFEQLNPRTIGVVVDPIQSVKGKVVIDCFRLINPHILMLGQEPRQTTSNIGYLTKPTLTALVHGLNRNYYSIVINYRKNELEKNMLLNLHKDIWAKPLKLPDFFEQKKDSDDMLESIKKLTNLYNKSVRSEMKKTYQEILLENIGKIDAKKRIQNSVETLLNDSILTCIGTMANTLFF from the exons atggcTGGAATTCCTCCTTCATTACGtgaattattttattctttttctgATGGAAATGGAATGAATAACGAAACCTTAGCTGATACAAGCGAGCAAGTTTATATTTCTCCATTGGCTCttctaaaaattttgaagCATGGACGA GCTGGAGTTCCAATGGAGGTTATGGGATTGATGCTTGGTGAAATTGTAGATGAATATACAATAAGAATCGTTGATGTTTTTGCAATGCCACAATCAGGTAATAGTGTAAGTGTTGAAGCAGTTGATCCTGTTTATCAAACAAATATGTtggaagaattaaaaaaaacaggAAGACATGAAATGGTTGTTGGATGGTATCATTCTCATCCTGGTTTTGGTTGTTGGTTATCAGGAACTGATGTTAATACTCAGAAAAGTTTTGAACAACTAAATCCAAGGACTATTGGAGTAGTTGTTGATCCAATTCAATCAGTTAAAGGGAAAGTTGTAATTGATTGCTTTCGTTTAATTAATCCTCATATTTTAATGTTAGGGCAAGAACCTAGACAAACCACATCTAATATAGGTTATTTAACTAAGCCTACATTGACAGCTTTAGTTCATGGATTAAACAGGAACTATTACTCAATTGTTATTAATTATAGAAAGAATGAATTAGAAAAGAATATGCTCTTGAACTTACATAAAGATATATGGGCTAAACCTTTAAAGTTACCCGATTTCtttgaacaaaaaaaagattcaGATGATATGTTAgaaagtattaaaaaattaacaaacttatataataaaagtgtACGAAGcgaaatgaaaaaaacttATCAAGAAATTCTTCTAGAAAATATTGGAAAAATTGATGCCAAAAAAAGAATACAAAACTCTGTTGAAACTTTATTAAACGATTCTATTCTTACATGCATAg gtaCAATGGCAAATactctatttttttaa
- the TIM9 gene encoding mitochondrial import inner membrane translocase subunit TIM9, putative — protein MEKSLDLSSFNKSDREKIMRKINKAEYEDTMSTYNSIVERCFNECITSFRSKELDNNENNCILNCVKKFSIFSQRIGMKFTQNLNNEMQKKN, from the coding sequence aTGGAAAAATCGTTAGATTTAAGtagttttaataaaagtgaTAGGGAGAAGAtaatgagaaaaataaataaggcAGAATATGAAGATACAATGAGCACATATAATTCAATTGTAGAAAGATGTTTTAACGAATGTATTACATCATTTAGATCGAAAGAATTAgacaataatgaaaataattgtattttaaattgtgttaaaaaattttcgATATTTTCACAAAGAATAGGTATGAAATTTActcaaaatttaaataatgaaatgcaaaaaaaaaattaa
- a CDS encoding mitochondrial carrier protein, putative — protein MEKSNKNEEEKKKIKNKNKILICGLVSGVVTKTIFAPFDRIKLFYQIQPMFYHYNIKKKIYNLKNTESISNNLLLNGLDSTKVKIDDNNFNKTTETKRFIRNRNIVFHNFRNSLKEIITNKKKGKKIYMKNKTPRIYKNHNISIKSHQNLKKILFDYKNKLNMNNLSKNYRFLYSNNIKYMIRNKIGYLNGRRINNQAFKYKNIIQSFIYIIKEEGVLGLWKGNLINTIRGGLVYSSKFGTNDIIKEKYKKKKNNGNETFNKDEKKLANSNNDMKNSFEEEKKKKKINYYESIIAGYASGIIQKTVSYPLDLLSIRMALGINEKYLRSNLLYKRKSIFKIIKEINTNEGFVGFFKGFFPTLLTGVPYVTLQMLFFDFYKNIFQNYFSHKSNSLSSIAFFSSISGSLSNLTSLIIVFPGDTVRKRMMNNGIDNKNYIYKNTFHCIKNIYYCEGFKNFYYGLLPSMLKAIPSGAIQFMSYEVLKYLLTQN, from the coding sequence atggaAAAAAgcaataaaaatgaagaagaaaaaaaaaaaattaaaaataaaaataaaatattgataTGCGGATTAGTTTCCGGTGTAGTGACAAAAACAATATTTGCTCCATTTGATAGGATAAAGCTTTTTTATCAAATACAACCAATGTTCTatcattataatataaaaaaaaaaatatataacttaaaaaaCACCGAGAGTATTAGTAATAATCTATTATTAAATGGTCTAGATAGtacaaaagtaaaaatagaTGATAATAATTTCAATAAGACTACAGAAACTAAAAGATTTATAAGAAATAGAAACATAGTTTTTCATAATTTCAGaaattcattaaaagaaataataactaataaaaaaaaaggaaaaaaaatttatatgaagAATAAGACACCAAGGATTTATAAAAATCACaatatttcaataaaatcccatcaaaatttaaaaaaaattttatttgattataaaaataaattaaatatgaataatttaagtaaaaattatagatttttatatagtaataatataaaatatatgatacGAAATAAAATTGGTTATTTAAATGGAAGAAGAATAAATAATCAagcatttaaatataaaaacattattcaaagttttatttatataattaaagaaGAAGGTGTACTAGGATTGTGGAAAGGCAACTTAATTAATACAATAAGAGGAGGATTAGTATATTCTTCCAAATTTGGGACtaatgatataataaaagaaaaatacaaaaaaaaaaaaaataatggcAATGAAACTTTcaataaagatgaaaaaaaattagcaaATAGTAATAACGATATGAAAAATAGTtttgaagaagaaaaaaaaaaaaaaaaaattaactattATGAGAGCATAATAGCAGGGTATGCTTCAGGAATAATTCAGAAAACCGTTTCATATCCATTAGATCTTCTAAGTATTAGAATGGCTTTAggtataaatgaaaaatatttaagaagTAATTTACTATACAAAAGAAAATCgattttcaaaataattaaagaaataaatacaaaTGAAGGATTTGTTGGATTTTTTAAAGGATTTTTTCCAACATTACTAACAGGTGTACCTTATGTAACCCTACAAATGCTATTCtttgatttttataaaaatatttttcaaaattactTCTCTCATAAATCTAATTCGTTAAGCTCTATTGCCTTTTTTTCATCAATATCTGGATCATTAAGTAATTTAACGTCTTTAATAATTGTTTTTCCTGGAGATACTGTTAGAAAAAGAATGATGAATAATGGAAtagataacaaaaattatatttataaaaatacatttcactgcattaaaaatatttattattgtgAAGGCTTTAAGAATTTCTATTACGGGTTACTACCATCTATGCTTAAAGCTATTCCATCTGGCGCAATTCAGTTCATGTCTTATGAGGTTTTGAAATACTTATTGACACaaaattga
- the ABCE1 gene encoding ABC transporter E family member 1, putative — MGKKNKEDLYKENKLEASKLRIAIVSNDKCKPKKCHLECKKNCPIVKTGKFCIEVEHSSKIAYISETLCIGCGICVKKCPFAAITIINLPKDINKDVVHRYGPNTFKLHRLPIPKLGQILGLVGTNGIGKSTALKILSSKLKPNLGKFNNPPEWRDILSFFRGSELQIFFTKLLEEKLSPIIKPQNVDLIPKQIKGNILDIINRKDKLNLKDKYISELDLEHLLDRNVEDLSGGELQRFALLISIIGQSTNVYMFDEPSSYLDIKQRISMAKIIHKLVKHDNYIIVVEHDLSILDYLSDYVCCLWGKAGAYGVVTCPFSVREGINIFLDGFVPTDNLRIREESLNFKLATDQDATDEEKKRLHFYNYPSIVKTLNSFTLTIDKGIFSESEIFVLLGQNGSGKSTFIRLFAGLIKPDNLESLSFLESLSVSYKPQQIQAKFTGTVRQLLMSKLKGLYTDPYFNNEIIKPLKIDSILDNQVLTLSGGELQKVAIIVTLAKNTNIYLIDEPSAYLDSEQRIIVSKIIKRFILNTNKTAFIVEHDFIMATYLADHVIVFDGQAGVNTVANTPQTLTAGMNKFLKIIDVTFRRDPTNYRPRINKYDSVKDKEQKLNGTYFIIDE, encoded by the exons atggggaaaaaaaataaagaagatttatataaagaaaataaattagaggCATCAAAGTTAAGAATAGCAATTGTAAGTAACGATAAATGTAAGCCGAAAAAATGCCATCTagaatgtaaaaaaaattgtccTATTGTAAAAACAGGAAAGTTTTGTATAGAAGTTGAACATAGTTCAAAAATTGCATATATTAGTGAAACATTATGTATAGGATGTGGTATATGTGTTAAAAAATGCCCTTTTGCTgctattactattattaatttacCAAAAGATATTAATAAAGATGTTGTACATAGATATGGTCCTAATACCTTTAAATTACATAGATTACCTATACCTAAATTAGGTCAAATATTAGGTTTAGTAGGAACAAATGGTATTGGAAAATCAACTgcattaaaaattttgtcTTCTAAGTTAAAGCCAAATTTAGGAAAATTTAATAACCCACCAGAATGGAGAGATATATTATCCTTTTTTAGAGGAAGTGAAttgcaaattttttttacgaaactattagaagaaaaattatcaCCTATTATTAAACCTCAAAACGTAGATCTTATACCCAAACAAATAAAAGGGAACATATTAGATATCATTAATagaaaagataaattaaatctaaaagataaatatattagtGAATTAGATTTAGAACATTTATTAGATAGAAATGTAGAAGATTTAAGTGGAGGGGAACTGCAAAGATTTGCTTTATTAATATCTATTATTGGGCAATCAACGAATGTATACATGTTTGATGAACCCAGTAGTTATCTAGATATTAAACAAAGAATATCAATGgcaaaaattattcataaaCTAGTAAAACATGACAATTATATTATTGTAGTAGAACATGATTTATCTATTTTAGACTATTTAAGTGATTATGTCTGTTGTCTATGGGGAAAAGCTGGTGCATATGGGGTGGTAACATGCCCCTTTTCAGTCAGAGAAGGaataaacatatttttgGATGGTTTTGTGCCTACTGATAATTTAAGAATTCGTGAAGAATCGTTAAATTTTAAACTAGCAACAGATCAAGATGCAAcagatgaagaaaaaaaaagactacatttttataactaTCCATCTATTGTTAAAACATTAAATTCTTTTACGTTAACAATTGATAAAGGTATTTTTTCAGAATCTGAAATTTTCGTTTTATTGGGACAAAATGGTAGTGGTAAAAGCACTTTCATAAGATTATTTGCTGGTTTAATTAAACCTGACAATTTGGAAAGTTTAAGTTTTTTAGAATCACTAAGTGTTTCCTATAAGCCTCAACAGATACAAGCAAAATTTACAGGAACAGTTAGACAGTTGTTAATGTCTAAATTAAAAGGATTATATACAGATccttattttaataatgaaattataaaacCATTAAAAATTGATTCAATTTTAGATAATCAAGTTTTAACATTGTCAGGTGGAGAATTGCAAAAAGTAGCAATTATTGTTACACTAGCTAAAAATACTAACATCTACCTAATTGATGAACCATCTGCTTATCTAGATTCTGAACAAAGAATAATCGTATCTAAAATTATTAAGAGATTTATACTTAATACTAATAAAACTGCTTTTATAGTAGAACACGATTTTATTATGGCAACATATTTAGCTGACCATGTAATAGTTTTTGATGGGCAAGCAGGGGTGAATACAGTGGCTAATACCCCTCAAACTTTAACAGCTGGTATGAAcaagtttttaaaaataattgatGTAACATTTAGAAGAGATCCAACAAATTACAGGCctagaataaataaatatgatagTGTCAAAGATAAAGAGCAAAAATTAAATG GAACATATTTCATCATTGACGAATAA